A genomic segment from Treponema sp. Marseille-Q3903 encodes:
- a CDS encoding LPS-assembly protein LptD, producing the protein MISKRIAKNIIIFFIFAASFMFTNANRLFAQEKSDGKEKKSATKESVTTITINNARQTSYKKDEKSGNDIIVLEGSVELSVTKDKTTSQIKADKITYDRKTEMLFAEGNVEITTKDSGAGGETATASAILMNTSTLEGVFDDGRIVKTQSDSFNLPSGSTLIVFSNVLGKGENNVIAFKNSSLTFCDEDDPHWHIDATRTWLLPGGEFAFFNALLYIGKVPVLYFPAFYYPKDDLIFNPVFSYEKRKGYSFQTTTYLLGRKPLDKSSSDTSNSKSSSSSSSKDSKIGSSADSLKSVFNFIKPSSLKEQKLEGIVLHNLDEDFKGDTSSYIKIVGDWYSRLGYMVGLDGNLQFPKSFISKATFNAYFGFSNTVFKTRNGEFVPYSPSYKTYKDSSTFLGVTLPFRYGANLALQMSKPFSVSLSVPIYSDPFFAYDFKTDRSESMDWISFFLDNSKDSKDKSSQTPTEISSLTWQFQSSISPSIPSNITPYISSLSWSLNSSVNISSKNTDFNSFSPSKKAGKESEWMTYTPERRFYFPSAVNPANVNFSIKGTIFSYPAVKKTSANTPSYAITMNKPDELKTEKQLKEEKEAAKENQEVAEQSKNKESENKEKSENSKIFEYEIPELENSISRFPVADGISYKLSYSLATTLNTQLSYSSVNLKTSEDFKWKNYRSFMYVLKLPASVASNFNYGGGFFTIDNSISYSPIWQEHSFINVTSTEAEGGYTQKSADALRLADYKAESRDIVNSNTFTLKPFIHLDMLSDSNVSWNTNIKLFRRILHEEKNKSVDLDNPVWENKILDWSDDKSVTANTLSTVISTKEFDKKFSQALTLSIVMPPLLRQYNASLALTFPYVTASIGTGYSEKTKDDVPFEQKWKKNPLSQNMSISLFNSKLSISESYVYNLQDNQHDSFRLSVSGFGATVAYVHSYATQYNLIRVPKPGETRGWNAKKDKEFKPYSLSFSYTMPSKTFYSWFNRISFAPGLKTSLVADLVRPTNSYLTFSPSLTFKINKFLNLTFSATSQNSILYWYFHNERNDPYSDWGGFPGNILKDLIDSFNFGNKSAREQSGFKLKSLNMTLSHDLHDWSFNMTFKIEPRLVTENGNRRYDFNPYISVGIVWNPMESIKTTIIDEYGEWRLE; encoded by the coding sequence ATGATTTCAAAAAGAATTGCAAAAAACATAATCATATTTTTCATTTTTGCGGCATCTTTTATGTTTACAAATGCAAATCGTTTGTTTGCGCAAGAAAAATCAGATGGGAAAGAAAAAAAATCTGCTACTAAAGAGAGCGTTACGACAATCACTATAAACAATGCGCGCCAGACAAGCTATAAAAAAGATGAAAAGTCGGGTAACGATATAATTGTGCTTGAAGGTTCCGTAGAGCTTTCTGTAACTAAAGACAAGACAACTTCGCAGATAAAAGCTGATAAAATCACTTATGACAGAAAGACAGAGATGCTTTTTGCTGAAGGAAACGTTGAAATTACAACAAAAGATTCCGGAGCAGGCGGCGAAACAGCGACAGCGTCAGCCATATTGATGAATACTTCTACTTTGGAAGGCGTTTTTGATGACGGCAGAATTGTAAAAACCCAATCAGATTCTTTTAACTTACCTTCAGGCTCGACTCTTATTGTTTTTTCAAACGTGCTCGGTAAAGGGGAAAATAACGTAATCGCGTTTAAAAATTCGAGTCTGACATTTTGCGATGAAGATGACCCTCACTGGCACATAGATGCGACAAGGACATGGCTTTTACCAGGCGGAGAATTTGCTTTTTTTAATGCGCTCCTTTATATCGGAAAAGTACCTGTATTGTATTTCCCCGCTTTTTACTACCCAAAAGATGACTTGATTTTCAATCCTGTATTCAGCTACGAAAAGCGGAAAGGATATTCGTTTCAGACTACGACGTATCTATTGGGGCGAAAACCTCTAGATAAAAGTTCATCTGATACGTCTAATTCAAAAAGCTCTTCTTCAAGCTCTTCAAAAGATTCAAAGATCGGTTCATCAGCTGATTCTCTTAAATCTGTTTTCAATTTTATAAAACCGAGTTCTTTGAAAGAACAAAAACTTGAAGGAATTGTGCTTCACAATCTCGATGAAGACTTTAAAGGCGACACTTCGTCGTATATAAAAATTGTTGGCGACTGGTATTCAAGGCTCGGATACATGGTTGGACTTGATGGAAATTTGCAGTTTCCAAAAAGTTTTATTTCCAAAGCAACATTCAACGCTTATTTCGGTTTCAGCAATACAGTTTTTAAAACAAGAAACGGGGAATTTGTCCCGTATTCTCCGTCTTACAAAACTTATAAAGATTCTTCAACTTTTTTGGGAGTGACTCTTCCTTTTCGTTACGGGGCAAATCTAGCTCTACAGATGTCAAAACCGTTCAGTGTTTCTCTTTCTGTCCCGATTTATTCCGACCCTTTTTTTGCTTATGATTTTAAAACTGACCGCAGCGAATCGATGGACTGGATTTCATTTTTTCTTGACAATTCTAAAGACAGCAAAGATAAAAGTTCTCAGACACCGACTGAAATCAGCTCTCTAACATGGCAATTTCAATCATCGATTTCTCCTTCAATTCCGTCGAATATAACTCCATATATTTCATCTTTGTCGTGGTCGTTGAACTCCTCTGTCAATATTTCTTCAAAAAACACTGATTTTAATTCATTTTCTCCTTCAAAAAAAGCAGGTAAAGAATCGGAATGGATGACTTACACTCCTGAAAGACGTTTTTATTTTCCTTCTGCAGTAAATCCTGCAAACGTGAATTTTTCGATAAAAGGAACTATCTTTTCTTATCCCGCTGTAAAAAAGACCTCAGCAAACACGCCGTCTTATGCGATAACTATGAACAAACCTGATGAATTGAAAACGGAAAAGCAGCTCAAAGAAGAAAAAGAAGCCGCAAAAGAGAATCAAGAAGTTGCAGAACAGTCGAAAAATAAAGAGAGCGAAAATAAAGAGAAGTCGGAGAATTCAAAGATATTCGAATATGAGATTCCGGAGCTTGAAAATTCAATAAGCCGCTTTCCTGTTGCCGACGGGATTTCTTATAAGTTGAGCTATTCTCTAGCGACGACATTGAATACGCAGCTGTCATATTCATCTGTCAACTTAAAGACATCTGAAGATTTTAAATGGAAAAATTACCGCTCGTTTATGTATGTATTGAAACTGCCGGCATCTGTCGCAAGCAATTTTAATTATGGCGGCGGTTTTTTTACAATCGATAACTCCATCTCTTATTCACCGATATGGCAGGAACATTCTTTTATAAATGTTACATCGACTGAAGCTGAAGGCGGATATACTCAAAAATCAGCAGATGCACTTAGACTAGCTGACTACAAAGCTGAAAGCCGGGATATTGTAAACTCAAATACATTCACACTAAAACCTTTTATACATCTTGATATGCTAAGCGATTCAAATGTCTCATGGAATACAAATATAAAACTTTTCAGACGCATTTTGCATGAAGAAAAAAACAAAAGCGTCGATTTAGATAATCCTGTTTGGGAAAATAAAATTTTAGACTGGAGCGACGATAAAAGCGTAACTGCAAATACTCTTTCGACAGTGATAAGTACAAAAGAATTTGATAAAAAATTCTCTCAGGCATTGACGCTTAGCATTGTAATGCCGCCTCTTTTAAGACAGTACAATGCATCTCTAGCTTTGACTTTTCCTTATGTCACAGCTTCAATCGGTACAGGTTATAGTGAAAAAACTAAAGATGATGTCCCATTCGAGCAAAAATGGAAAAAAAATCCACTTTCACAGAATATGAGCATTTCTTTGTTCAATTCAAAGTTGAGCATCTCAGAATCGTATGTATATAATCTTCAAGATAATCAGCATGACAGTTTTAGGCTTTCCGTATCGGGATTTGGAGCAACTGTCGCTTATGTTCACTCTTATGCGACGCAATATAATTTAATCAGAGTGCCAAAACCGGGTGAAACTAGAGGTTGGAATGCAAAAAAAGATAAAGAATTTAAGCCGTATTCTTTGTCGTTTAGCTATACAATGCCTTCTAAAACTTTTTACAGCTGGTTTAACAGGATCTCATTTGCACCGGGATTGAAAACAAGCCTTGTAGCAGATTTGGTAAGACCTACAAACAGCTATCTGACTTTTTCTCCAAGCCTGACATTTAAAATCAATAAATTTTTAAATCTGACATTTTCAGCAACTTCGCAAAACTCAATCCTCTACTGGTATTTTCACAATGAGAGAAACGACCCTTATAGCGATTGGGGAGGGTTTCCGGGAAATATCTTAAAAGATTTAATCGATTCGTTTAATTTTGGAAATAAGTCGGCACGTGAACAATCTGGATTTAAACTCAAATCTCTCAACATGACGCTTTCTCACGATCTTCACGACTGGAGCTTTAACATGACATTTAAGATTGAACCGAGACTTGTCACTGAAAACGGAAACAGACGCTATGATTTTAATCCTTATATTTCTGTAGGAATTGTGTGGAATCCAATGGAAAGCATAAAGACAACAATCATAGATGAATACGGCGAATGGAGACTTGAATAG
- a CDS encoding PhoH family protein, protein MNEYTVVVPDNDVLSCVCGTNDKNLQLIEEHLGVPVFTRGNELSVENCDPEICRKFQFILDRIVDEVHSGGKDSDDIILTVLNTQKKVTVEEMVIIVPGAVRRVYPRTQGQAEYVNLLHSKDIVFCTGSAGSGKTFLAVAEALRLILTHKKNKLIITRPVVEAGENLGFLPGDLNDKIDPYLRPLRDAMETILPAESVKRLFEASVIEVAPLAYMRGRTLNNAVIILDEAQNATNEQMKMFLTRMGENSKVFVTGDPSQIDLPKRFLSGLMHSIEILCNIEDIGFMELTAEDVVRNQLVKKIVKAYEHERQ, encoded by the coding sequence TTGAACGAATATACTGTTGTAGTTCCTGATAACGATGTGCTTTCATGTGTTTGCGGAACTAATGATAAAAATTTGCAACTCATTGAAGAACATCTTGGAGTTCCTGTTTTTACGCGTGGAAATGAACTGTCTGTTGAAAACTGTGACCCAGAAATCTGCCGCAAATTTCAGTTTATTTTAGACCGCATTGTTGATGAAGTTCATTCCGGTGGAAAAGACAGCGACGACATTATTCTGACAGTTTTAAATACTCAGAAAAAAGTTACTGTCGAAGAGATGGTGATAATTGTTCCCGGTGCTGTTCGGCGTGTTTATCCGCGCACTCAAGGGCAAGCCGAATACGTAAATCTCCTCCACTCAAAAGATATTGTTTTTTGTACAGGCTCTGCCGGAAGCGGTAAAACATTTCTTGCTGTTGCAGAGGCTCTTCGTCTGATTTTGACACATAAAAAAAATAAATTGATAATCACGCGCCCTGTTGTTGAAGCAGGCGAGAACCTTGGCTTTTTGCCTGGCGACCTCAATGATAAAATAGATCCATACTTGCGCCCGCTACGAGATGCGATGGAGACAATCCTTCCTGCCGAATCTGTCAAAAGACTTTTTGAAGCAAGCGTCATTGAAGTTGCCCCTCTTGCTTATATGCGCGGTCGCACTTTGAACAACGCCGTCATAATTCTTGACGAAGCGCAGAACGCGACAAACGAACAGATGAAGATGTTTTTGACGCGAATGGGCGAAAATTCAAAAGTATTTGTAACAGGAGATCCTTCGCAGATAGATTTGCCGAAGAGGTTTTTGTCAGGGTTGATGCACTCAATTGAGATTTTATGTAACATAGAAGATATTGGATTTATGGAGCTTACGGCAGAAGATGTTGTAAGAAATCAACTTGTAAAAAAAATTGTAAAGGCGTACGAACATGAAAGACAATAA
- a CDS encoding HD family phosphohydrolase, which produces MKDNNFFALYLEKVAKYIKKNYPFLILFFAGLLLISALNFMKISTAQTIANFQLSDFEIGQVSDRTIIADRSLSPDASDPVAVIKGEKIIKKGFPITEEGFAKLKKLATSPVYIDYRAFANSELFVVLLSIMWYLMFALISFGKKIQFKEPLLQVIFFLIVYFVAAFGGKFISFSNPYSVCIIIPSALCIMIVTILYGNLSAVLLSIIMSFGVLGAAGWQIPTCLFTLASSLSATAIVQKIDRRLDLAFAGIMIAVINIVFVILFFIIFNETFTDLPMLLLGIFLNGFLSGILTLGFLTPLESMLNTASVFRLMDLSDNNSPIFKQMQIQANGTYNHSMMVSQLAESACREIGANSLLARVGGYYHDIGKIEHSEYFVENQLNNMGNKHDELNPTLSASVIKSHVKKGVEKAYQLHLPQAVIDIIAEHHGNSVISYFYNEAKEKDPSLQPEDFQYPGIPPKTKESAVVMLADTVEAACHTLENPTSSRLDKFISMLINQKVEHGQLDNCDLTFSDISKIKEAFVTLLTGYYHNRIKYQNQQDPGNEKNENSEKHDAISAATPSPSSEKATKGKKNE; this is translated from the coding sequence ATGAAAGACAATAATTTTTTTGCACTCTACCTGGAAAAAGTTGCAAAGTATATCAAAAAAAATTATCCTTTTTTGATTTTATTTTTTGCGGGGCTTCTCTTGATATCTGCATTAAATTTTATGAAGATAAGCACTGCCCAGACAATCGCTAATTTTCAGTTGAGCGACTTTGAAATTGGACAAGTTTCCGACAGGACAATAATTGCTGACCGTTCTCTTTCACCTGATGCATCTGACCCTGTTGCTGTAATAAAAGGTGAAAAGATAATAAAAAAAGGCTTTCCTATCACAGAAGAAGGTTTTGCAAAATTAAAAAAACTGGCAACATCTCCCGTTTACATAGACTATCGGGCATTCGCGAACAGCGAGCTGTTTGTAGTTTTGCTTTCGATTATGTGGTATTTGATGTTTGCACTTATAAGTTTCGGTAAAAAGATTCAGTTTAAAGAACCGCTTCTTCAAGTAATCTTCTTTTTGATTGTTTATTTTGTCGCTGCTTTTGGCGGAAAATTTATTTCATTTTCAAATCCGTATTCTGTCTGCATCATAATTCCTTCTGCTTTGTGCATAATGATTGTCACAATCTTGTATGGAAACCTTTCTGCCGTCCTTCTTTCTATCATTATGTCATTTGGCGTTTTAGGTGCAGCAGGCTGGCAGATTCCAACATGTCTTTTTACGCTTGCGTCATCGTTGAGCGCAACTGCAATCGTGCAAAAAATCGATCGCCGACTCGACCTTGCGTTTGCAGGAATTATGATTGCAGTGATAAATATAGTTTTTGTTATTTTGTTTTTCATCATCTTTAATGAAACTTTTACAGATTTACCAATGCTTTTGCTCGGCATTTTCTTAAACGGATTTTTATCGGGCATTTTGACTCTAGGATTTTTAACTCCGCTTGAATCAATGCTGAACACTGCTTCTGTTTTTAGGCTCATGGATTTGAGCGACAATAATTCACCAATTTTCAAACAGATGCAGATTCAGGCAAATGGAACGTATAATCACTCGATGATGGTTTCACAACTCGCTGAAAGTGCATGCCGTGAAATCGGTGCAAATTCACTTCTTGCCAGAGTAGGAGGCTATTACCACGATATCGGCAAGATTGAACACAGCGAATATTTTGTAGAAAATCAGTTGAACAACATGGGCAACAAACACGATGAACTGAATCCGACTCTTTCTGCATCTGTTATCAAAAGCCATGTGAAAAAAGGTGTAGAAAAAGCATATCAGCTTCATCTTCCGCAGGCTGTCATAGATATCATCGCAGAGCATCACGGAAACAGCGTCATTTCGTATTTTTACAATGAAGCAAAGGAAAAAGATCCTTCTCTTCAGCCTGAAGATTTTCAGTATCCGGGAATTCCGCCTAAAACAAAAGAATCTGCAGTTGTCATGCTCGCCGACACTGTTGAAGCCGCGTGCCACACGCTTGAAAATCCGACTTCATCTCGATTGGACAAATTCATCTCTATGCTTATAAATCAAAAAGTTGAACACGGGCAGCTTGATAATTGTGATTTGACTTTCAGCGATATCTCAAAGATAAAAGAGGCGTTTGTCACTTTGTTGACAGGGTACTATCACAATAGAATTAAGTATCAGAATCAGCAGGATCCGGGCAACGAAAAAAATGAAAATTCAGAAAAACATGACGCCATAAGCGCTGCAACTCCATCTCCTTCATCAGAAAAAGCAACTAAGGGAAAGAAAAATGAGTAA
- the ybeY gene encoding rRNA maturation RNase YbeY, which produces MSNRVYISLQEDFEEPAWYGNVEPFVRKVLEELNFDGEEISILFCNDKYMKDLNRNYRGIDSATDVLSFENDEEYEDDEGRWKCAGDIVISLDTLPVNAEYFKENTDSELKRLIVHGILHLNGMDHGDEHIEDGVAPVCEMLVLQENLLKTFKEETIIK; this is translated from the coding sequence ATGAGTAACCGTGTATATATCTCACTTCAAGAAGATTTTGAAGAGCCTGCATGGTATGGTAATGTCGAACCTTTTGTAAGAAAAGTTTTGGAAGAACTCAATTTTGACGGTGAAGAGATTTCAATTCTGTTTTGCAACGACAAGTATATGAAAGATTTGAACAGAAACTATCGCGGAATTGACAGCGCAACAGATGTTCTTTCTTTTGAAAATGATGAAGAATACGAAGATGACGAGGGCAGATGGAAATGTGCAGGTGATATCGTCATTAGTCTTGACACTTTACCTGTAAATGCCGAATATTTTAAAGAAAATACAGACAGCGAGTTGAAAAGGCTGATAGTGCACGGAATTCTTCACCTAAACGGAATGGATCATGGAGATGAGCACATTGAAGATGGAGTTGCCCCTGTCTGCGAAATGCTTGTATTGCAAGAAAATTTATTGAAAACATTTAAGGAAGAGACAATTATAAAATGA
- a CDS encoding hemolysin family protein: MIFFKHKKKNNFEELDSIQQEILNEEKQDMIQGVEDLSKTSVKEVMIPRIDVDFISSDTPRDELFQKIVTSGHSRFPLYTDSIDNVIGVLYVKDIIKCIAENQEIDLKKIARKAYFVPESKRIDSLLREFKRHHLHIAIAIDEYGGVSGIATMEDIIEEIVGDIQDEFDKEQEDILTVGNNVWLCDARIDLDDLNEAIEAQFPNEDFDSLGGFVFDLFGKVPVKYEKVSWNDYDFIIQDMEGHRINIVKVIKNVDGGKDDEKKD; encoded by the coding sequence ATGATTTTTTTTAAGCACAAAAAAAAGAACAATTTTGAAGAGCTTGACAGCATACAACAGGAAATCCTCAATGAAGAAAAACAGGATATGATTCAGGGCGTTGAAGACCTTTCTAAGACTTCTGTAAAAGAAGTTATGATTCCTAGAATCGATGTCGACTTTATTTCATCTGATACACCAAGAGATGAACTTTTTCAAAAGATTGTCACGAGCGGTCACTCGCGGTTTCCGCTTTATACAGATTCAATAGACAACGTAATCGGCGTTCTCTATGTAAAAGATATAATCAAATGCATCGCTGAAAATCAAGAGATTGACCTTAAGAAAATTGCACGCAAGGCGTATTTTGTCCCGGAGAGCAAACGAATCGACTCTTTGCTGCGCGAATTTAAAAGGCACCATCTCCATATTGCAATCGCAATCGATGAGTACGGCGGAGTTTCCGGCATTGCGACGATGGAAGATATCATCGAAGAGATTGTCGGCGATATTCAGGATGAATTTGATAAAGAACAGGAAGATATACTTACAGTTGGCAATAATGTCTGGCTGTGCGATGCACGTATTGATCTTGACGATTTGAATGAAGCGATTGAAGCGCAATTTCCTAACGAGGATTTTGACAGCCTCGGTGGATTTGTATTCGACTTGTTCGGTAAAGTGCCTGTAAAATACGAAAAAGTTTCATGGAATGATTACGATTTTATTATTCAAGATATGGAAGGTCACAGGATAAACATCGTGAAAGTTATAAAAAATGTCGACGGTGGAAAAGACGATGAAAAGAAGGATTAA
- a CDS encoding tetratricopeptide repeat protein, producing the protein MKRRIKKLEKSVLIVAFLCAASSFYVFAADENNVLKIYNQGVELQNEENWYGSAQYYLEVVNINPAFSDAWFRLAECSYRLGEYNLALDYLKNAEKYEKNNSNVQNLKGMILLALGKTEEAKTIFNGILKRFPNDIDSHFGLAEIELYDGKFSGAEHQYSEALKRQNTNRRALLALAVLCAETNRFTQSEMYIKQAMQYYSGEHEVHYLAAIIRMMQGDYKNAEKHARIAVEIKGSYEKAYRLLANIMYMQNRYVEVVDLCDYLIATNRKNSDAWYLKGIAENKLGKTSDAIKTWSTGLEINPNDEIMRMLLELTVKDNLELDDSRRAEWAKYHINNAVQYESRYDKAGSTYEYQRALMLNPTDSTARLAYANVLELNGMHEFYLAQLKFIKDTSDSKLPRSLEDTIEAYNSLLTNTLAKKWNIDTFYLDKIRWNIAVFYEENHSTFNHADSDRITALACGDIFSGIAITSVKTQVTPVNNYAEAFKNARQNNFDYFILVSLDESDDELTLSADMYSAKTGTKTFSKKYYATGNNRFSTVLRRFRSSVLDKLTVRGKILKRNGKVAVIDLGRSENIVKDAEFKIIKKGGLKISDSGSGLFYKDSDVVGTLSVTQAGEEISEANITSHGFYDKINEEDEVVLVKMPENKSGAEDGIDTVPNAAENGNQVVNNEVKDFDGKALVNEIKHVVEKPAIVELLRSIY; encoded by the coding sequence ATGAAAAGAAGGATTAAAAAACTTGAAAAATCTGTTCTGATAGTTGCATTTTTATGTGCTGCCTCATCATTTTACGTGTTTGCTGCAGATGAAAATAATGTTTTAAAAATATACAATCAGGGCGTAGAGCTTCAAAATGAAGAAAATTGGTACGGCTCAGCTCAATATTATCTTGAAGTTGTAAACATCAATCCGGCTTTCAGCGATGCGTGGTTTCGTCTTGCAGAATGTTCATACAGGCTTGGAGAATACAATCTGGCGCTTGATTATCTTAAAAACGCCGAAAAATACGAAAAAAATAATTCAAATGTTCAAAACCTAAAAGGAATGATACTGCTTGCTCTTGGAAAAACAGAAGAAGCGAAGACAATTTTCAACGGGATATTAAAAAGGTTTCCTAACGATATCGATTCACACTTCGGACTTGCTGAAATTGAATTGTATGACGGTAAATTTTCAGGAGCAGAGCATCAATATTCCGAAGCGTTGAAAAGGCAAAATACAAACAGAAGAGCACTTCTTGCGCTTGCAGTTTTATGTGCGGAAACTAACCGGTTTACGCAGTCAGAAATGTATATAAAGCAAGCGATGCAGTATTATTCCGGTGAGCATGAAGTTCATTACCTTGCAGCTATAATCCGCATGATGCAAGGCGATTACAAAAATGCAGAAAAACACGCTCGCATCGCTGTTGAAATAAAAGGTAGCTATGAAAAAGCATACAGGCTTCTTGCAAATATAATGTATATGCAAAACCGCTACGTAGAAGTTGTAGATCTTTGCGATTATCTGATTGCGACAAATCGTAAAAATTCTGACGCATGGTATCTAAAAGGAATTGCGGAAAATAAACTTGGAAAAACTAGTGATGCAATAAAAACTTGGTCAACAGGTCTTGAAATAAATCCGAATGATGAAATAATGAGGATGCTTCTTGAACTCACTGTAAAAGACAACCTAGAGCTCGACGATTCACGGCGCGCAGAGTGGGCAAAATATCATATAAACAATGCGGTACAGTACGAAAGCCGTTACGATAAAGCCGGAAGCACTTATGAATATCAGCGTGCACTTATGCTGAATCCGACAGATTCAACAGCGCGACTCGCTTACGCAAATGTGCTTGAGCTGAACGGCATGCACGAGTTTTACCTTGCGCAGCTCAAATTCATAAAAGATACATCGGATTCAAAACTTCCGCGCTCTTTGGAAGATACGATCGAAGCATACAATTCTCTTTTGACAAATACGCTTGCAAAAAAATGGAATATAGATACGTTTTATCTCGACAAAATCAGATGGAACATCGCAGTTTTTTACGAAGAAAATCACTCTACATTTAATCATGCAGATTCAGACAGAATTACGGCGCTCGCATGCGGTGATATTTTTTCAGGAATCGCTATCACTTCTGTAAAAACTCAGGTGACTCCTGTCAACAATTATGCAGAAGCTTTTAAAAATGCTCGGCAGAACAACTTTGATTATTTTATTTTGGTTTCTCTCGACGAAAGCGACGATGAACTCACTCTTTCGGCAGATATGTATTCAGCAAAAACGGGGACTAAAACTTTCAGCAAAAAATATTATGCGACAGGCAACAACAGATTTTCGACAGTTTTAAGAAGGTTTAGAAGCTCTGTTTTGGATAAGCTCACTGTACGCGGAAAAATCCTTAAACGGAATGGGAAAGTTGCTGTAATAGACCTTGGTCGTTCAGAAAATATCGTAAAAGATGCAGAGTTTAAAATCATAAAAAAAGGCGGACTGAAAATATCAGATTCAGGTTCAGGACTTTTTTATAAAGACAGCGATGTAGTAGGAACGCTTTCTGTCACACAGGCAGGTGAAGAAATTTCAGAGGCAAACATAACTAGTCACGGATTTTACGACAAGATAAACGAAGAAGATGAAGTTGTCCTTGTAAAAATGCCTGAAAATAAAAGTGGAGCAGAAGACGGAATCGATACTGTTCCTAACGCCGCTGAAAACGGAAATCAAGTTGTAAACAACGAAGTAAAAGATTTTGATGGGAAAGCTTTAGTCAACGAGATCAAGCATGTAGTCGAAAAGCCTGCAATTGTAGAATTGCTCCGTTCAATTTACTAA
- a CDS encoding tol-pal system YbgF family protein, with protein MKQLDKLIGTNISESTRNRAIFYLGESYYLLGNYEQAVRTFVKVEQVFPNLVKEWLDSSLDRI; from the coding sequence ATAAAGCAACTCGACAAACTAATCGGCACAAATATATCGGAAAGCACACGAAACAGGGCAATTTTTTATCTCGGAGAATCATATTATCTTTTAGGAAATTATGAACAGGCAGTTCGGACTTTTGTAAAAGTTGAGCAAGTTTTTCCAAATCTTGTAAAAGAATGGCTCGACTCATCTCTTGACAGAATTTAG
- a CDS encoding transposase, with the protein MILRDKKLPCFVCFPIYLCRLVCRVALSLRCIFFAQNNSLIFQIKDNHRRRQGKLNLLQKDTSARACPFLILVL; encoded by the coding sequence ATGATTCTCCGAGATAAAAAATTGCCCTGTTTCGTGTGCTTTCCGATATATTTGTGCCGATTAGTTTGTCGAGTTGCTTTATCGCTTCGCTGTATTTTTTTTGCACAAAATAATTCTTTAATATTTCAAATAAAAGATAATCATCGCCGGCGTCAGGGGAAACTAAATCTTCTTCAAAAAGATACATCTGCAAGAGCATGCCCTTTTTTGATTTTGGTTTTGTAA